Proteins found in one Pagrus major chromosome 20, Pma_NU_1.0 genomic segment:
- the ptges3l gene encoding putative protein PTGES3L: MNKPKIVRPEESQPAHALWFDRKKYVTINFVVQRPKDVQVDIQPDKMVLYCKNQTDDVIYNELYFYDKVQPFDSRERVHERTVHVLLRKMKPDYAWPRLQRDEAKPSWITVDFDNWRDWEHEEDEGKEEYDRYADMIQEMASGNKGAAPDMGDLSDSD; this comes from the exons ATGAACAAGCCCAAAATTGTCAGACCGGAGGAGAG CCAGCCCGCACATGCACTGTGGTTTGACAGGAAGAAATATGTCACTATCAACTTTGTGGTTCAAAGACCTAAAGATGTCCAGGTGGATATCCAGCCAGATAAAATGGTTTTATA CTGCAAAAACCAAACAGATGATGTGATCTACAATGAGCTGTACTTCTACGACAAAGTTCAACCGTTT GACTCAAGAGAAAGAGTCCATGAACGCACCGTACATGTCCTGCTGAGGAAGATGAAGCCTGACTACGCATGGCCTCGTCTCCAGAGGGATGAAGCTAAG CCGAGCTGGATCACTGTCGACTTTGATAACTGGAGGGACTGGGAGCATGAGGAAGACGAAGGGAAGGAAGAGTACGACAGATACGCGGAT ATGATCCAAGAAATGGCTTCCGGAAATAAAGGAGCAGCACCAGACATGGGTGATCTCAGTGAT TCGGACTGA
- the aarsd1 gene encoding alanyl-tRNA editing protein Aarsd1 has product MAFQCQRDCYMKEFVTSVVSCCPAELKHEVNGKKETLKGFNVKLQDTILFPEGGGQPDDHGLIGDISVVRVTRQGPEAVHFVSSALEEGQQVQVKVDWERRFDHMQQHSGQHLVTALADALFGYKTTSWELGRQRSTIELDTPSVKAAQLQTLEEAVNEKIRAHVPVNVQLLSIDDPAVEKVRSRGLPDDHAGPIRIIDIEGIDANMCCGTHVSNLSHLQVIKLLGTEKGKKNKTNLIFLAGNRVLKYAEKSFSTERSLVSLLKTGPDEHVEAVDKLQKSAKLLQKTNLSLLRDMAVLIAQTFKNDPQRGNFFSLHKKEGDNEFMNIIANELNTEEILVFLTVGEEKGPGLFVLAGPSGPVAELGPRVLEILQGKGAGKNGRFQGKANSLARRGEVEALLQQHCKQLTSGEE; this is encoded by the exons ATGGCTTTTCAGTGTCAACGAGACTGCTATATGAAAGAG TTTGTTACCTCGGTGGTATCCTGCTGCCCAGCGGAGCTCAAACATGAAGTCAATGGGAAGAAAGAAACTCTGAAgggttttaatgtgaagctcCAAGACACCATTTTGTTTCCTGAAGGAGGCGGCCAG CCGGATGATCATGGGCTGATTGGAGATATCTCAGTTGTGAGGGTGACGAGGCAGGGGCCCGAAGCCGTACACTTTGTGAGCTCAGCTCTGGAGGAAGGTCAGCAGGTGCAGGTGAAGGTGGACTGGGAGAGGAGGTTTGACCACATGCAGCAACACTCAG GTCAACATTTGGTCACAGCTTTGGCAGATGCACTTTTTGGATACAAAACCACATCCTG gGAACTGGGGCGTCAGAGAAGCACCATTGAACTGGACACTCCCTCTGTGAAGGCTGCTCAGCTGCAGACCTTGGAGGAAGCCGTAAATGAAAAGATCAGGGCCCATGTCCCTGTGAATGTTCAGCTTCTCTCTATAGATGATCCTGCTGTAGAAAAG gTGAGGAGTCGAGGGCTGCCAGATGACCATGCCGGGCCTATTCGGATCATTGATATCGAGGGCATTGATGCCAACATGTGCTGTGGAACCCACGTGTCTAACCTCAGTCACTTACAG GTAATAAAGCTGCTGGGAActgagaaaggaaagaaaaacaaaaccaacctGATCTTCCTGGCAGGAAACAGGGTGCTGAAGTATGCTGAGAAAAGCTTCAGCACAGAGCGATCGCTTGTGTCTCTGCTGAA AACTGGACCTGATGAGCACGTGGAGGCGGTTGACAAGCTGCAGAAGTCTGCAAAGCTGCTGCAGAAA ACTAACCTGAGCCTGCTACGAGACATGGCTGTCCTCATTGCTCAGACCTTTAAGAACGACCCCCAGAGAGGCAACTTCTTCAGCTTGCACAA AAAAGAGGGGGACAACGAGTTCATGAATATCATTGCCAATGAACTAAACACTGAG GAAATTTTGGTTTTCCTGACTGTCGGAGAGGAGAAGGGACCTGGTTTGTTTGTACTGGCCGGACCCAGTGGACCAGTGGCAGAGCTGGGACCGCG GGTGTTGGAGATTCTCCAGGGGAAGGGAGCAGGAAAGAACGGACGCTTCCAAGGCAAAGCCAACAGCCTGGCCCgaagaggagaggtggaggctTTACTGCAGCAGCACTGCAAACAGCTCACCTCAGGAGAAGAATAA